The following are encoded in a window of Caldicellulosiruptoraceae bacterium PP1 genomic DNA:
- a CDS encoding DUF2156 domain-containing protein — protein sequence MNFIKLDIEHKNIFDEYFKIFQPEIADLTFTNLYMWKDYYNLYWTEHKNYLLIMAKPENTHPFLHGPVGLEINSFEEVIYDTKKFFEENGLEFIIKRASEKTVELLNTSSIKFLHTAERDLSDYVYIVEDLIQLKGKKYHAKKNHINKFLKTYEGRYQIREIDHTLIDKCYEFECEWYKNRNGEKDIGLTYEKKAIENALKHYEILGYKGISVFIDNQVKAFTFGEPLNSDTVVIHIEKADPEIEGLYTFINQAFLKYYWSDYKYVNREEDLGKEGIRKAKLSYHPYKFAYKYTISFK from the coding sequence GTGAACTTTATAAAACTTGATATAGAACATAAGAATATTTTTGATGAATATTTCAAAATTTTTCAACCAGAAATTGCTGATTTAACTTTTACTAATCTTTATATGTGGAAAGATTATTATAACCTTTATTGGACAGAACATAAAAACTATCTATTAATAATGGCAAAACCAGAAAATACACATCCTTTTTTGCATGGTCCAGTAGGTTTAGAAATTAACAGTTTTGAGGAAGTCATATATGATACTAAAAAATTCTTTGAAGAGAATGGATTAGAATTTATTATTAAAAGGGCATCTGAGAAAACAGTTGAGCTGTTAAATACAAGTTCTATTAAATTTTTACATACTGCTGAAAGGGACCTTTCAGATTATGTATATATTGTTGAAGACTTGATTCAATTAAAAGGGAAAAAGTATCATGCTAAAAAAAATCATATTAATAAATTTTTAAAGACATACGAGGGAAGATACCAAATAAGAGAAATTGATCATACACTTATTGATAAATGTTATGAATTTGAGTGTGAATGGTACAAAAATAGAAATGGAGAAAAAGATATTGGACTCACTTATGAAAAAAAAGCAATTGAGAATGCTTTAAAGCATTATGAAATATTAGGATATAAAGGTATCTCTGTATTTATAGACAATCAAGTTAAAGCATTTACTTTTGGTGAACCATTAAATAGTGATACTGTTGTTATTCATATAGAAAAAGCAGATCCTGAAATTGAAGGATTATATACATTTATCAATCAAGCTTTTTTGAAATATTATTGGTCTGATTATAAATATGTGAATAGAGAAGAAGACTTGGGCAAAGAAGGAATTAGAAAGGCAAAGCTTTCGTACCATCCTTACAAATTTGCATATAAGTATACTATATCATTCAAATAA
- a CDS encoding aspartate ammonia-lyase — protein sequence MPRIESDFLGEISLNDNELYGIHTKRAFDNFNISGEKIDFYLVKALATVKKASVLANFNLGLIDHEKKDAIVYACDQIIEGKFIDQFIIDKIQGGAGTSTNMNLNEVIANIALRKLGKQIGDYSYIHPINHINMSQSTNDVYPTAVRIAVIWLLRELSFECSELQKSLQTKEHEFSDIIKAGRTQLQDALPVTLGQEFGSYAQAISRDRWRLYKVEERLRVINLGGTAVGTATNANMKYIFKVTEILRTLTNIGLARSDYLMDATQNTDVFVECSGLLKALAVNLSKIANDLRLLSSGPNCGFNEISLPPVQAGSTIMPGKVNPVIPEAINMVSFQVMANDFAITLASQAGQLELNAFLPLIANNIIHSIRILTNAIKIFRTKCIDGIQANVDICKKYANKTSAIASVLIERVGYDKASEIVKRSINEGKEVIDIVLEMKILEKEEAEKLLNPFNFIVIKDN from the coding sequence ATGCCAAGAATAGAAAGTGATTTCTTAGGCGAAATTTCTTTGAATGATAATGAACTATATGGTATTCATACAAAAAGAGCTTTTGATAATTTTAATATAAGTGGTGAAAAGATAGATTTTTATTTGGTCAAAGCATTAGCAACTGTTAAAAAAGCAAGTGTATTAGCAAATTTTAATCTTGGACTAATAGATCATGAAAAAAAAGATGCTATTGTTTATGCCTGTGATCAAATAATTGAAGGGAAATTTATTGATCAGTTTATTATTGATAAAATACAAGGTGGAGCTGGAACTTCAACTAATATGAATCTTAACGAAGTTATTGCAAATATTGCATTAAGAAAGCTTGGAAAGCAAATTGGTGATTATAGTTATATTCATCCTATTAATCATATAAATATGTCTCAGTCAACTAATGATGTTTATCCTACAGCTGTAAGGATAGCTGTTATTTGGCTTTTACGAGAATTATCATTCGAGTGTTCAGAGCTTCAAAAAAGTTTGCAAACAAAAGAACATGAATTTAGTGATATAATAAAAGCTGGCAGAACACAATTGCAAGATGCTCTTCCGGTAACATTAGGACAAGAATTTGGTTCATATGCACAAGCAATATCAAGAGATAGATGGAGATTATATAAGGTAGAAGAAAGATTAAGAGTGATAAATTTGGGTGGAACAGCAGTAGGTACAGCTACTAACGCAAATATGAAGTATATTTTTAAGGTTACTGAAATTTTAAGAACTTTAACTAACATTGGACTAGCAAGATCTGATTATTTGATGGACGCAACACAGAATACTGACGTTTTTGTTGAATGTTCAGGTCTTTTAAAAGCATTAGCAGTTAATCTTTCAAAAATTGCAAATGATCTACGGCTTTTATCATCTGGCCCAAATTGTGGTTTTAATGAGATTTCTTTGCCTCCAGTTCAAGCTGGATCAACAATAATGCCTGGTAAAGTAAATCCAGTTATACCTGAAGCAATAAATATGGTATCATTTCAAGTTATGGCAAACGATTTTGCAATTACGTTAGCTTCACAAGCTGGGCAACTTGAGCTAAATGCATTTTTGCCATTAATTGCTAATAATATTATCCATAGTATAAGAATATTAACAAATGCAATAAAAATCTTTAGAACAAAATGTATTGATGGTATTCAAGCAAATGTAGATATATGTAAAAAATATGCAAATAAAACATCTGCAATAGCTTCAGTTTTAATTGAACGGGTAGGATATGATAAAGCAAGCGAAATTGTAAAAAGGTCAATTAATGAAGGTAAGGAAGTCATAGATATTGTTCTTGAAATGAAAATATTAGAAAAAGAAGAAGCTGAAAAGCTATTAAATCCATTTAATTTTATTGTTATAAAAGATAACTAA
- a CDS encoding type III pantothenate kinase — MKDKLLVVDIGNTNIVFGVYQNEKLLASFRMKTDKEKAADEFGILMTQMLSHNRIENTEIMDVIISSVVPPIMYSFERAMNKYFNVNPLIVGPGIKTGLNIKTENPKEVGSDRIVNAVAVNELYGGPAIIIDFGTATTFCALNSKSEYLGGAIAPGIRISADALFSRTSKLYRIELQKPSNVIGKNTKSAMQSGIILGYVGLVDYLVKKMINEMNEKNVKVIATGGLSRLISEESETINIVNPVLTLEGLRILYNKNK, encoded by the coding sequence ATGAAAGATAAATTATTAGTTGTCGATATTGGCAATACAAACATTGTCTTTGGTGTCTATCAAAACGAAAAACTTCTTGCTAGTTTTAGAATGAAAACTGATAAAGAAAAGGCAGCTGATGAATTTGGTATATTAATGACTCAAATGTTAAGTCATAATAGAATTGAAAATACAGAAATTATGGATGTAATTATTTCATCTGTAGTGCCACCTATTATGTATTCCTTTGAAAGAGCAATGAATAAATATTTTAATGTTAATCCTTTAATAGTTGGTCCAGGTATAAAAACTGGTCTAAATATTAAGACTGAGAATCCTAAAGAAGTAGGTTCAGATAGAATAGTTAATGCAGTAGCTGTAAATGAACTATATGGTGGACCTGCTATAATTATTGACTTTGGTACTGCAACAACTTTCTGTGCGTTAAACTCAAAATCTGAATATTTAGGTGGTGCGATTGCTCCTGGAATAAGAATTTCAGCTGATGCGTTATTCTCAAGAACTTCAAAGTTATATAGAATAGAGCTCCAAAAGCCATCAAACGTAATAGGAAAAAATACAAAGAGTGCTATGCAATCAGGTATAATATTAGGATATGTAGGTCTTGTTGATTATCTTGTTAAAAAAATGATTAATGAAATGAATGAAAAAAATGTCAAAGTTATTGCTACCGGTGGGTTATCGAGATTAATTTCAGAAGAATCAGAAACAATAAATATTGTAAATCCTGTTTTAACCTTAGAAGGTTTAAGAATATTGTATAATAAAAATAAATAA
- a CDS encoding spore coat protein CotS, with protein sequence MNIKLIEDNYGITIKKIEMIKTNAYCIETNDDRKYFIKKSRVEKEKVDKIIKLFNYLETTDFSCHLIKFLKTKTDGYYFIANKDIFLLSYWVDSITFDYSHENDIVNAILILNKLHRTTENTNILKGEYYPQYETVFRKKLSQIIWFLNIIQQKGKNTFFDKLFKKSVNEFYNRFEKCIILTKNIYELFIKHNNRVIIHHDTAHHNFLKSKTQLYLIDFDYTLYDYEIHDYVNLLVRILRTNEWNLSYLKLFLKVLDHFNIKKKLWIEMIIILMLFPQEIWQVGLQYYDEKQPWDEEYFIKRLKSAIEIQKRKEEVIKRFWGDIFVY encoded by the coding sequence ATGAATATTAAATTAATTGAAGATAATTATGGGATAACAATAAAAAAAATCGAAATGATTAAGACTAATGCCTATTGTATTGAAACTAATGATGACAGAAAATACTTTATAAAAAAGAGTAGAGTTGAAAAAGAAAAAGTGGATAAAATAATAAAATTATTTAATTATTTAGAAACAACAGATTTTTCATGCCATCTGATCAAGTTTTTAAAAACAAAAACAGATGGCTATTATTTTATTGCTAACAAAGATATTTTTTTATTATCATATTGGGTTGATTCTATAACTTTTGATTATAGCCATGAAAATGACATAGTAAATGCAATTTTAATTTTGAATAAACTTCATAGAACTACAGAAAATACAAATATTTTAAAAGGTGAATATTATCCACAGTATGAAACTGTTTTTAGAAAAAAGTTATCACAAATAATATGGTTTTTGAATATTATACAACAAAAAGGTAAAAATACTTTCTTTGACAAGTTATTTAAAAAATCAGTAAATGAATTCTATAATAGATTTGAAAAGTGCATTATACTAACAAAAAATATATATGAGTTATTTATTAAACATAATAATCGTGTGATAATTCATCATGATACTGCACATCATAATTTTTTAAAATCAAAAACGCAATTATATTTAATTGATTTTGATTATACCTTATATGATTATGAAATACACGATTATGTGAATTTACTAGTTAGAATACTTAGAACAAACGAGTGGAACTTATCTTACTTAAAATTATTTCTGAAAGTTTTGGATCATTTTAATATTAAGAAGAAACTGTGGATTGAGATGATTATTATATTGATGCTATTTCCACAAGAAATTTGGCAGGTTGGGCTTCAATATTATGATGAAAAACAGCCATGGGATGAAGAATACTTTATAAAAAGATTGAAATCAGCAATTGAAATTCAAAAGAGAAAGGAGGAAGTAATAAAAAGATTTTGGGGTGATATATTTGTCTATTAA
- a CDS encoding CotS family spore coat protein: MLSIKQEVIDLYNLEVFDITPVRDILLLKTDKGLKCFKKVDYSINTLLFIHGGKEHLYSKGFSNIDRFNICEDGKPYVEFDESVYVLTDWIDARECELENPIELKAATEKLAQLHDASKGFINVPEGSKIREDYGKLPLRLEKRCNEFMRMKKMADKRKSLFDFEYLASYEYYYNLAIYSVELIKKSNYNQMAEKAKEEKGFIHRDYSYHNILYTNNKEVYIIDFDYLTYDLRIIDIASFMQKVLKRIHWDIKTGESILKWYNNISTLSKDELYIIFIILMFPYRYWKTCNRYFNGKKSWSEKIYTSKLNEVIAEKDFHRDFIMWYEKNIL, encoded by the coding sequence ATGCTTTCAATAAAGCAAGAAGTTATTGATTTATATAACCTTGAAGTTTTCGATATTACACCCGTCAGAGATATATTGCTGCTTAAAACTGATAAAGGTTTAAAATGTTTTAAAAAGGTTGATTATTCTATAAACACATTATTATTTATTCATGGTGGGAAAGAACACCTTTATTCCAAAGGTTTTTCCAATATAGATAGATTTAACATTTGTGAAGATGGAAAGCCATATGTTGAATTTGACGAGAGTGTGTATGTTTTAACAGACTGGATAGACGCTAGAGAATGTGAATTAGAAAATCCTATTGAGCTAAAAGCTGCTACCGAAAAATTAGCACAACTGCATGATGCATCAAAAGGTTTTATTAATGTGCCTGAAGGTTCTAAAATAAGAGAAGATTATGGTAAATTACCATTAAGGTTAGAGAAAAGATGTAATGAATTTATGAGAATGAAAAAAATGGCTGATAAAAGAAAAAGTCTTTTTGATTTTGAATATTTGGCATCTTATGAATATTATTATAATTTAGCAATTTATTCGGTTGAGTTGATAAAAAAATCAAACTATAATCAAATGGCAGAAAAAGCGAAAGAAGAAAAAGGTTTTATACATAGGGACTATTCATATCATAATATTTTATATACAAATAATAAAGAGGTATATATAATTGATTTTGATTATTTAACATATGATCTTAGAATAATAGATATTGCTAGTTTTATGCAAAAGGTATTAAAAAGAATTCATTGGGACATTAAAACAGGTGAATCAATATTAAAATGGTATAATAATATTTCAACTCTATCCAAAGATGAATTATATATAATATTTATAATTCTTATGTTTCCATATAGGTATTGGAAAACATGTAATAGATATTTTAATGGCAAAAAGAGTTGGTCTGAAAAAATATACACTTCAAAATTAAATGAAGTAATAGCAGAAAAAGATTTTCATAGAGATTTCATTATGTGGTATGAAAAGAATATATTATAA
- a CDS encoding sensor histidine kinase, translating to MKDSNKRQIILSIFFLLLLISSFVIYGVYFVYNELHLGKRIMQWQRILIIYIQVVLCMLNIYTMRTLFLSLNILKSSEIYKNSVHSLDKLLNTLRAQKHEFNNHLQIIWGLININKTKEAIKYIETVNSNLSSVSKFYGLGCIELSALLYAKYSIAEKLNIKFQIKYNVDLSIYKFDSIDLINICGNLIDNAFSFAKKSIMKIVNLSIIDLENYIIISVENSGSYIEETEREKIFEFGYSTKNSTGIGLFIVKSIIEKYNGFVLIDSYYDYFEPYQKEAFTSFEVYLQKKSDL from the coding sequence ATGAAAGATAGCAACAAAAGACAGATAATATTGTCAATTTTCTTTTTACTGCTTCTTATATCATCATTTGTTATTTATGGAGTTTACTTTGTATATAATGAACTTCATTTAGGCAAAAGAATAATGCAGTGGCAAAGAATTTTAATTATCTACATACAAGTAGTTCTATGCATGTTAAATATATATACTATGAGAACCTTATTTTTATCTTTGAATATTTTAAAGTCTTCTGAAATATACAAAAATAGTGTTCATTCACTCGATAAATTGTTAAATACACTTAGAGCTCAAAAACACGAATTTAATAATCATTTACAAATTATTTGGGGATTAATAAACATAAATAAAACAAAAGAAGCTATAAAATACATTGAAACTGTAAATAGTAATTTATCTAGTGTATCTAAATTTTATGGTTTAGGTTGCATTGAACTTTCTGCTTTATTATACGCAAAATACTCCATTGCTGAAAAATTAAATATTAAATTTCAAATAAAGTACAATGTTGATTTAAGTATTTACAAATTTGATTCAATTGATTTAATAAACATTTGCGGAAATCTTATAGATAATGCATTCTCATTTGCTAAAAAATCAATAATGAAAATAGTAAATCTTTCTATAATTGACTTAGAAAATTATATTATTATTTCAGTTGAAAACTCTGGTTCATACATTGAGGAAACTGAAAGAGAAAAGATCTTTGAGTTTGGCTACTCAACTAAAAACTCAACTGGAATTGGTCTTTTTATAGTAAAATCCATTATAGAAAAATATAATGGCTTTGTATTAATTGATTCATATTATGATTATTTTGAACCTTATCAAAAAGAAGCCTTTACCTCTTTTGAAGTTTACCTACAAAAAAAATCTGACCTATAA
- a CDS encoding heavy metal-binding domain-containing protein: MIISTTPSIEGKKIINYLGIVSAEVVLGVNFVKDFLAGLNDLFGGRSGTYENELIEAKQKVIDELVQRATIMGANAVVGIDLDFEVLGANGSMLMVVATGTAVIIE; this comes from the coding sequence ATGATTATATCCACTACTCCTTCCATTGAGGGAAAGAAAATTATTAATTATTTAGGAATTGTAAGTGCTGAGGTTGTTTTAGGTGTCAATTTTGTTAAAGATTTTTTAGCTGGTCTAAATGACTTATTTGGAGGACGTTCTGGAACATATGAAAATGAACTAATTGAAGCTAAGCAAAAAGTTATAGATGAACTTGTTCAAAGGGCAACTATTATGGGAGCTAATGCAGTAGTTGGAATTGATTTAGATTTTGAAGTTTTAGGTGCAAATGGAAGCATGTTAATGGTTGTTGCCACTGGTACTGCAGTTATTATTGAATAA